DNA sequence from the Paenibacillus azoreducens genome:
CGCCATTCTGCTGCTGTCATTAACCAGTTTGTCCCAAGGCCAGAATTTGAACCCGAGCAGCGGAAGCGGTCAAGAGAGGAAAACGATGTCTTGGAATCCGCAGCCCTCCTCGCCGCAAGATACGAATAAGCAGCCCATTCGGGTTGTTACCCATCTGGGTGAATCCGATTACAAGGAACTGCTTGATATAAATCATGATTTTGTTACGGACACGGGCATTCAGGTAGAACTTCGGAACATACCGGATGCCGATGCTTACCGCCAGCTTACGGCAATGCTTGAAGTAGGCGAAGGTCCGGATATTATGCTTGTCAACAGCCCCTGGATTCGGCCGCTGGCATTCAACGGCTATATTTTGCCTGCTGAATCGTATCAAAGCAACACAAGCGGGAGCGATGTCATCAGCCCGATTTTGTCAATGTTGGAATGGAACGGCTATGAGTGGGGAATTCCGCTGGACATGGACCCTTATGTTCTGGTTTGGCAGGTTCAAGCTTTGGAATCCATGGGGACTTCCGGTATTCCGGAATCGACCAAGGAATGGAAGGACATGCTGGCCAGGCTGGAAAGCCGCAAGGACCAGCAGAAGGCGGTCGCGGTGCCTGCTGGTGATGCTTATGCTTTTGCTGCCTTGTTTTCAGCGGCTGGAGGTACCAGCCCAGCGGATGTTACCGCCGATGAGCTGGAACCGGTCGGCCGGATAAGGCCCTGGATCAAATTTATTGATAACGGTGCGATGCAGGAAGCATGGACAAGCTTGAAAGAAGGCGAACTGGCCTTGATGACGGCCCCTTTCAGCGCAGTTCATGAGAATAAAAACAGCACGCTCGCCTTGCGAATCCCTGAACGGATGTATGCCGCCAATCCCTTTTTGCTCCGTGGAAGATCTTTTGCCGTGTCTTCTCAGGCGCAACATCCCGAAAAGGCGGCGGAATGGATCGCCTACATGACTTCCGACAGCTCCCAACGGAGCTGGTACGATTCGACAGGGAATCTGCCGGTACTGAAGCAAATATACGAAGCTGATCGATTCCAATGGTTGAAGCCGCCAATCGCGCTTGACTTGCTGCTGAAACCTGCCGATGGAGGAGGAGCCGATAGCCGGCTGCAATCCAAGTGGGAGGATTTCGCCAAGGCGTCCAAGCTTTTCCTGACCGGTAAAAGCACGGAACAACAATATAGGGAGGCCATGAACGGCCACCCTAAGGAGAAAACCGGGAATTGAACGTTTCCCTCCTTTATTACATAGAGAGCTTCAAAGTGACATGCAGCACTTGATCGGTGCTGGTCACATCCGTGGCTTTGACGAACGAAACGATTTGCTGCGGATAGAAGCCGAGATCAAATTCGTTTTCAAGCTGGCTGCAGGTTGTATCCGGCAGTTCCAGTCCGTTAAACACAAGTTTGTCGACGTGGAATAAAATCGAATTTTGGGGCTCGTTTTCGATGCTGTAATGTCCTTCGACCTGAAGGCTCAGGCTGCCGCTTTTGCCCTCGGCGATGATTTTGCCGTCTTTGAAATGGAATGCAAAATTTTTAAATATTTCATTTTTGTTTCTGAGAAATTCATTCAGATCATTTTCATTCACTTCGATGTTGTATGTGGTGCCGTTCGTCCGAATGGCGCCTTTTTTGCTTTGGACAAACTCCGGAAGATCATCCATGGCCGACGAGAGCGCTGAAAAATAACGTTTAACCTCATAAATTCCTACGTTGTCCCAATATGCCGTAAATTCCTTGATCAGTTTCTTCATTGCTTCCGGATCGCTGCTTCCGGCTATGCCGCTGTCCAGTTCCTTCTGCAGAGCCAACACGCGTTCCCGCTGCTTGATGAGATTATCCTTGATGATGGCGAGCTGGTTATTGGACCGCTCCAGCTTGCGCTTTGTATCCTTGATGGTCTGATATTCCGATTGGTATGCATCCAGCACAGTCTTGTCCTGATCCATAATCATGTCATAAAAGCCGTATAATTCGATGAGATTGCTTAAACTTTTGGCGGAAAACAGGATCGTAAATAGATTGTCCCTTTCGCCCATATAATAGGATCGGATGATGACCCCAGCGCGTTCGCGGCGAGTTTCGATTTGTTCTTCTTTCGCTTTCATCTCGGCTTGAAGCTTGTCAATTTCGATTTGCGTCTGCTCCTGCCGGTTCGTAATCCGCTCGATCTCATGATCAATTTCCACGATGGACAGGCTTTTTTGCAGCAGCTGCCGTTGGTCTGGATCCGCAGACATTCCCGGATCAGCCAAAAGCGCTTGACCCGGGTGCAGCAGGGAGAGAAGCAAGATCGGCACAGCCAAAACCGCCAGGCGCATACGTCTTATGATGTCCTTCACAAATCTTCCTCCTCTCCAGGCTGTTCCTTGGACGCGATCAGGAAAATAATAGAACAATTAGATTGTCCTGATCAGCCATTTTCTTGACCGCGTCCGGACAACAAGAACTGCCGGTCCCTCATGTAAAAAATATATGCTTGTTTATAAAAAATATCATCTTTCCTTATCTTAACAGGAACATAGAGCTTGAAACAAAGAAAAAAGACGATCCGGTGAGTAAACTGTACCCTATGTAAAGGACATTTAAAAAAAGTCTAGGCAGATTGAAGAAGATGATCTCTGTATTGAACAGGGGTCATCTTTTTTAAATTCCATTGATACCTGTAGTGGTTGTAATAGGTTATGTAGTCCTTAATCTCCTGTTTTAACTCGTGCAAAGTCAAACAAGGTTTAATGGAAGCCTGATCTTTAAAATGGCCAAAAAAGGATTCCTGAGGGGCGTTATCCCAGCAGTTTCCTCGCCTAGACATGGATTGTTTCAATTTCATTTTCTTAACCATTTTTTGAAAATCCGGATGTGTATAATGAGATCCCTGATCAGAATGAATGAAGGCACCATCGGCTCTCTTAAACCTTCGATTTTTCTTAAGTTTCAGGAGAGTATCTGTCGCAAGATCCATGGTGATCCGATCTGACACATGATATGCCAAGATTTCATTGGTTGAGCTGTCTTTGATTGTTGATAAGTAAGCTTTTTTACCTGATCCGTAAAATAAATAGGTGATATCAGTCAGCAATACCTTACCTGGGATGTTCTGCTTAAACTCCCGGTTCAGCAGATTAGGAACGACCCTGTGCTCCTGGGTAGCCTTCATCATCCGTTTATAGGGATTGGCCTTTCTGAAGGGACATACAATGTCGTATTTCTTCATAATCCTCCTAATCCGTTTCAAATTGTAGATTACCTTAAACTGCCCCTCCAATGTCATCTTGATGGAACGGGCCCCTTTCTTTCGTCTTTTGAAATGAAATGCTTTTAAGATTACTTCTCTTAGCTGCTCATCTCGCTGTTCCTTCTGGCTTCTCTTTTGCGTTGCTTCAGAAGACCAGTACCTGTAATATCCACTTCTGGAGACACCTGACACCTTACATAAATAATTGACCATACGGTGGAGCTGATATTTCTCGATGATCGTATGAATAAGGATATATTTCTGGCTAGGTGACAGCCTTATTTCTCGCTCTGCCCCCTTTCTGCAAAACGAATCTTTTTTAACAACTCGTTCTCCGCTTTTAACAAGTTGTTCTGAGCTTCCAACCTGGCATACTTCTCTTCCAGCGTCAGTTCCCGTTTAAGAGGTCTTCCTGATGCTTGGCTTCTTGTATCCTGCAAACCTAAGATTCCGTTCTCCTGGTAGCTCGCACGCCATCTATTCCCTGAGGATTTGACTCTTTGGACCCCGATGACGGTTACGTCAAAACCACATTCTTCAAATATTTCTCTTGGCAGCTTGCCTTGGTTGCTCTCTGAGATGAACAATTGCTTAAACGCATCCGTATACGTAATTGCCTTTGAAGATACGGACTTCACATAAGGATTGTTAGATAACAGCTTGATTTCTTTATCTGTGAATATTTTCTTGCTCATACCATTCCTCTTTCCCATCTTCTTGTTATAGACAAAAGTACCCTATCGAGAGACTTTTTTAAAGTGTCTACTCGATAGGGTACAGTTTAGAGCGGATCGCCTTTTTAATAAAATTTCTTAAGCCATTGATCGGTAACTACAGCGGTAGACCCATTTCAAAGACTGTCCAATAGCTGAAACCGGTAAAGGTAACGATCATATAGCCCCAGAAGAGAAGAATGTAGGTTTTTTCAGTGAATTTCAGATAACCCAAAATCATGAAAAAAGCGGTCTGCGCGAAGAACAGCAGAGCCATTTCGACCATGTTCCCAGCAAAAGCCATCAGTCCGATCGCAAGCGTAAAGAAGCCAAGAACTCGAAACATTCGTGCCACGTTGAAGCCCCCTCTCTTATGTACGGTCTAGCTTTACTACACATCATTATAACGTTTACACAAAATTGTGTAAACGAAAAGTCGTCAACAAATATGAACTTTTTTAAGATTAAAGGCCATTGCCATGGCTTTTCCTTAATTATTGTGATCATTGTTATGGAAAGTATTCATGGTATGGCTGTTTATTTTCCGGCGAATGAAGTATGATCCCGTTAAAATTTGGCAATACAATTTAGTATCAAATAGATTCTATGAACTCTATGAGAAGCATAGAAATGAAAATAAGCAGCTGTTATACCCCATTCAAACCATAAAGAAGCAATGGGTTTGGAGACGGTTATTTTAGGATGTTGTTAGGAGGGTTTTGTTGCATGACAGCAGTAAGACAAGATGCATGGAGCACCGATGATGATTTGATTTTGGCGGAGGTAACCTTGAGGCATATCCGCGAGGGCAGCACGCAGCTGGCCGCATTTGAGGAGGTTGGCGAAAAGATCGGCAGAACACCTGCAGCCTGCGGATTTCGTTGGAACAGCTGTGTCCGCAAAAAGTATGAGGAAGCCATCAGTCTGGCCAAAACGCAGCGGCAAAAAAGAAGCTACTACAAAAAGCAGCCTGCGAATGCCGGATTGCAGGTGGCCGGACTGGGATTGGAAGCTGAAACTGGATACTACAAGATGGAGGGAACAAGCGAAGAGTCGCTGTCCATTGATGCGGTCATCCGCTTTTTGCGACAGTGGAAGGGAAATTTGCAAGAAAATGGCCGCCAAATGAAAATGCTCGAAAAGGAACTGCGCGAGAAGGAAGAGGAAATCGCCAATTTAAGAAGGATAAACGAACAGTTAAGCAAGGAAGTCAGCGAGGTTCAAACGGACTATCGCGTTGTCAATGATGATTATAAAGCGTTGATCCAGATTATGGACCGTGCACGTCGCCTGGCCTTTTTAACGGAAGAAGAGGAAGAACTCAAGACACGTTTTAAAATGGATGCGAACGGAAATCTTGAACGCATCGAGTAGACGTTTAATCATAACATGTCTATACACGAACACCCGTTACGGATTGGCGACAGCCAAAGCGAGCCGAACGGGTTTTTCGTCACTTTGCGGGGTTATTTTTGCGTAGTCCGGGGTCCCCGCAAAGTAATCGGAATGAGCATCGAGGGCTAAGCGTCACTTTGTGGGGTTATTTTTGCGTAATTTCCGGGGTCCCCGCAAAGTAATCGGAATGAGCATCGAGGGCTATACGTCACTTTGTGGGGGAATATAAGCATCATGATGAAAGTCTATGCCGCTTATGGCATCAGACTTTTTCTCGTTTCTTCGGCTTCATGCGATATAATAATTGATGAAGAAGCTTAACGAATGGATTCGAAATGATAAACATAAGCAGGTGACGGACAAAATGATCATAGATGTGATTGGAGGCGGCTCGCTGGGGCTGCTGTACGGGGGCAAACTTGCCGCGTCCGGGGCGGATGTGAGAATCTGGTGCCGGTCGGCAAAACAGGCAGGCGAGATCAAATCCAAAGGGATATTCATACGCAATACTTTCGGCGCGATGGAGGCGCAGGCGAAGCCCGGAACTTTCAAAGTTGGCATTCTTGATGAATTTGCGGAAGCATGGAGACAAAATCCGGGACAATGGATTTTCCTGATGACCAAGCAAAAAGACGTCGAGAACGCCTGTCTTATGTCGGTCGGCCGACTTGCCATGGACAAGCTGATGCCAGGCAACATTCCGGGTATGGTCTGTTTTCAAAACGGGTACGGACATATGGAACGGCTGGAAAAAATGCTGCCAGGCTGGCCGCTGTATGCGGCAGTAACGACGGAAGGGGCGAAGAGGGTCGCCCAGAATGAAGTGGCGCATGCGGGTGCGGGCACGACATGGTTCGGAATCGGCCGGCCATCGGGGGGGACAGAGGGCCCGCATCCCGAAAAGTTGGAGAAAATGCTGCAATTAGCAGGATTTTCGGCGGTTTTATCGAATGACATCGATAGCAGAATTTACCGGAAGCTGCTGATCAATTCGGTCATTAATCCGCTGACTGCGCTGTGGAATATCCGAAATGGGGAACTGCTTGCGTCCGAGCAGCGGATGCGTGTGATGAGAACACTGCTTAACGAGGCGCTGGCGGTGTATGATGCTTGCGGCATCCCTTGGGAAGAAGATATTTGGGATCAGATCTTGGAGGTTTGTCATTCGACGGCGGGTAATATCTCTTCAATGTTGAACGACGTGCAGTCTGGAATTCCTACCGAGGTGGACTGGATCAACGGCAGTATTGTCGATCTGGCGGAAAAATCCGGGATCCGTGCAGCTGCCCATGAACTCATAACCGGGTTGATCAAAGGACTGACGATACGAGAGGAGTAGTTTACATGGATTTTTTGAAAAATTCATTTACCTTTTTAAGCATTCTCCCGTTTTTTCCTTTTTTGCTCGTATACTTTATCCATTATCGGTGGAAACATAACAAAAAGGCTTCATTAAAACTCGCCATGGATGTAACGACGCTGTTTTTGATC
Encoded proteins:
- a CDS encoding coiled-coil domain-containing protein, whose amino-acid sequence is MKDIIRRMRLAVLAVPILLLSLLHPGQALLADPGMSADPDQRQLLQKSLSIVEIDHEIERITNRQEQTQIEIDKLQAEMKAKEEQIETRRERAGVIIRSYYMGERDNLFTILFSAKSLSNLIELYGFYDMIMDQDKTVLDAYQSEYQTIKDTKRKLERSNNQLAIIKDNLIKQRERVLALQKELDSGIAGSSDPEAMKKLIKEFTAYWDNVGIYEVKRYFSALSSAMDDLPEFVQSKKGAIRTNGTTYNIEVNENDLNEFLRNKNEIFKNFAFHFKDGKIIAEGKSGSLSLQVEGHYSIENEPQNSILFHVDKLVFNGLELPDTTCSQLENEFDLGFYPQQIVSFVKATDVTSTDQVLHVTLKLSM
- a CDS encoding ketopantoate reductase family protein; translated protein: MKKLNEWIRNDKHKQVTDKMIIDVIGGGSLGLLYGGKLAASGADVRIWCRSAKQAGEIKSKGIFIRNTFGAMEAQAKPGTFKVGILDEFAEAWRQNPGQWIFLMTKQKDVENACLMSVGRLAMDKLMPGNIPGMVCFQNGYGHMERLEKMLPGWPLYAAVTTEGAKRVAQNEVAHAGAGTTWFGIGRPSGGTEGPHPEKLEKMLQLAGFSAVLSNDIDSRIYRKLLINSVINPLTALWNIRNGELLASEQRMRVMRTLLNEALAVYDACGIPWEEDIWDQILEVCHSTAGNISSMLNDVQSGIPTEVDWINGSIVDLAEKSGIRAAAHELITGLIKGLTIREE
- a CDS encoding extracellular solute-binding protein, which gives rise to MKRKNYWFLFAILLLSLTSLSQGQNLNPSSGSGQERKTMSWNPQPSSPQDTNKQPIRVVTHLGESDYKELLDINHDFVTDTGIQVELRNIPDADAYRQLTAMLEVGEGPDIMLVNSPWIRPLAFNGYILPAESYQSNTSGSDVISPILSMLEWNGYEWGIPLDMDPYVLVWQVQALESMGTSGIPESTKEWKDMLARLESRKDQQKAVAVPAGDAYAFAALFSAAGGTSPADVTADELEPVGRIRPWIKFIDNGAMQEAWTSLKEGELALMTAPFSAVHENKNSTLALRIPERMYAANPFLLRGRSFAVSSQAQHPEKAAEWIAYMTSDSSQRSWYDSTGNLPVLKQIYEADRFQWLKPPIALDLLLKPADGGGADSRLQSKWEDFAKASKLFLTGKSTEQQYREAMNGHPKEKTGN
- a CDS encoding IS3 family transposase (programmed frameshift), which codes for MSKKIFTDKEIKLLSNNPYVKSVSSKAITYTDAFKQLFISESNQGKLPREIFEECGFDVTVIGVQRVKSSGNRWRASYQENGILGLQDTRSQASGRPLKRELTLEEKYARLEAQNNLLKAENELLKKIRFCRKGAEREIRLSPSQKYILIHTIIEKYQLHRMVNYLCKVSGVSRSGYYRYWSSEATQKRSQKEQRDEQLREVILKAFHFKRRKKGARSIKMTLEGQFKVIYNLKRIRRIMKKYDIVCPFRKANPYKRMMKATQEHRVVPNLLNREFKQNIPGKVLLTDITYLFYGSGKKAYLSTIKDSSTNEILAYHVSDRITMDLATDTLLKLKKNRRFKRADGAFIHSDQGSHYTHPDFQKMVKKMKLKQSMSRRGNCWDNAPQESFFGHFKDQASIKPCLTLHELKQEIKDYITYYNHYRYQWNLKKMTPVQYRDHLLQSA
- a CDS encoding DUF2626 family protein gives rise to the protein MARMFRVLGFFTLAIGLMAFAGNMVEMALLFFAQTAFFMILGYLKFTEKTYILLFWGYMIVTFTGFSYWTVFEMGLPL
- a CDS encoding RsfA family transcriptional regulator, which codes for MTAVRQDAWSTDDDLILAEVTLRHIREGSTQLAAFEEVGEKIGRTPAACGFRWNSCVRKKYEEAISLAKTQRQKRSYYKKQPANAGLQVAGLGLEAETGYYKMEGTSEESLSIDAVIRFLRQWKGNLQENGRQMKMLEKELREKEEEIANLRRINEQLSKEVSEVQTDYRVVNDDYKALIQIMDRARRLAFLTEEEEELKTRFKMDANGNLERIE